ctattaaatacTTCTTTCAGCTCATGGTGACAATTTTGCTGCGAAAAGAATGAGAAAGCTGACTCAAAGGAGAGCTGTTGATTATACTAGTACTGTTGTGCGATATATGCAGGTATTTTTTTCATGTTTAGTTGTTTTCATAAGCGTTTTTCTTTCTATATCTTTCAATAAGTTGTTGCATGGTCAGATTGGTAACTCTGATTAACATCGATGCTTATGTTTGTTCTTAGATGGCTTAAATGTCTCTTCATTATTGTGCTTGTTGGCCTTCTCTTTATCAATATGGGCATTGATTTCTTTATCATAGATATCAGTTTCCTTTTATCTTCTGTAGCCTTTTGCTCAAGTTTATTATTCAATGTACTTGACTGCTgtattttaaagtttataaagCTCTGTAGCATTGTTATAGCCATAATTGTATCTTTATGATAGCTTAACTTATGGAGTTGTGTTTCAGATTGCTGCTGGAAAATCCATTAATATGGAGGCAAAATGACTTGGTCTTGCTTGCCATTGATGTATGGTGTTAAGAtgttttttttttgcttcatGGGAAAAATATTAACTTGATGTCTTTTTATGTCATATTTTTCCTAGTTGCTAAGAGTAGCTCCTCTTTATCATAGTTTGGACCAATGCCAAACGACTTTGTGTTCATCACTATTCAGTTCATAATTCATGAGTAGAACCTATCATTACACCTATAATCCTTGTTCATGCTTAGGGGTGTAATGGTTTATATCCTTAGGAAGAAGGTGAGAAggtgtttattttgtttgaatacATGTTCTCCTCTATTGATATTAAACGCAATTTTTcccttttgaatttaaaaatatatatatattaatataaaaagagTCGCTTTGTCGCCGATAGGCGCTAATTAAAAAAAACAACCTATTTTGGTAAATAATCCAGCTGACAACCTATTttggtatataattttttttaacttatatCCGTAAAAAACCCATGCACTTCCACTCTAATTTTAACTAGTTATAGTCCTTCTTTACTCTTAGACGGGATGTTAATACATGTTTGGAACTTACATCCTTTTGTCACAGGTTAAAGCTTATAGTTGAGATGAAAGATCTCTGTTTATAGTTGAGCTTCCTTAGATTCAACGATATAAATTGAGTTATATCGACGATCAAGATTAAAACTTATTTACGATTGAGATTCTTAAGGGTTACAAAATCAAATCTTTTAATATAAGTTTTTATATTTACTATGACAACCCTTATTTTTATTAAGTGCTTTATTGGACCATCAAAACTTCGAGTAGATGAGTTTCTTTACGTATTCTATGAATCGAATCGGTTTGAGTTGATCGAATGTACCTTATTTAACAAATTGACATTTACGAGACTCTCTTTGTGCATTTGTCGAGGGCTTTGATACTAAAGCTAATCGAGTTAAGgttcaataaaaaaattaaatatttcaattcaccctattcaattttaaatttatctgaatttgaaaaattgaatatataataattaaatccaAATTAATCAGATCTGAAACAACCTTTAATCGATAGATTCAAATTTAATATCTTAAAATCAAGAAACAAGCAAGGTTTGATTTACCTAAAATGAAATTAATTGTGGCAATCAAATAAAGGAATGATTTAAGCATATTTTCATAAACTGGATGATCCTAGTCCATTTTCATTAATGGGTAAAGACTAAAGGCCAGAACCCGGTCTTATTTTCTTTTCCTTGTCACTAGA
The Gossypium arboreum isolate Shixiya-1 chromosome 10, ASM2569848v2, whole genome shotgun sequence genome window above contains:
- the LOC128282543 gene encoding flowering time control protein FY-like; amino-acid sequence: MMYGDPQQQQQNQPHLQAGEFQRGPPPPQMMRQPSASSTTLNSEYHHPGAPPPQMPPYDAHGDNFAAKRMRKLTQRRAVDYTSTVVRYMQVFFSCLVVFISVFLSISFNKLLHGQIGNSD